The Martelella sp. AD-3 genome includes a region encoding these proteins:
- the eno gene encoding phosphopyruvate hydratase, producing MTTITDILAREILDSRGNPTVEVDVYLEDGTIGRAAVPSGASTGAHEAVELRDGGERYLGKGVEKAVNAVNTEILEAIVGLDVENQMEIDQTMIELDGTSNKGRLGANAILGVSLASAKAGATACGLPLYRYVGGTFAHLLPVPMMNIINGGEHADNPIDFQEFMIMPVGADTLRDAVRMGSEIFHTLKKELSAGGFNTAIGDEGGFAPALPSTISALDFIMKSIEKAGYKPGDDVNLAMDAASTEFYKDGKYEMEGEGKTFSSGEMAAYLADLIGKYPIFSIEDGLAEDDWDGWKELTSMIGGKCQLVGDDLFVTNTKRLKDGIKMGVGNSLLVKVNQIGSLTETLDAVETAHKAGYTSVMSHRSGETEDATIADLAVATNCGQIKTGSLSRSDRLAKYNQLIRIEEELGAQAVFAGKSILKA from the coding sequence ATGACGACAATCACCGACATTCTCGCCCGTGAAATCCTCGACAGCCGTGGCAATCCCACGGTCGAGGTGGATGTGTATCTGGAAGACGGCACCATCGGGCGCGCCGCCGTGCCCTCGGGCGCATCGACCGGCGCGCATGAAGCCGTTGAGCTGCGTGACGGCGGCGAGCGCTATCTGGGCAAGGGCGTCGAGAAGGCCGTCAATGCCGTCAATACGGAAATCCTCGAAGCCATCGTCGGCCTTGATGTCGAGAACCAGATGGAAATCGACCAGACGATGATCGAGCTCGACGGCACGTCGAACAAGGGCCGCCTCGGCGCCAACGCCATCCTCGGCGTCTCGCTCGCCTCGGCGAAGGCCGGCGCGACTGCCTGCGGCCTGCCGCTCTACCGCTATGTCGGCGGCACCTTCGCGCATCTCCTGCCGGTTCCGATGATGAACATCATCAATGGCGGCGAACATGCCGACAACCCGATCGACTTCCAGGAATTCATGATCATGCCCGTCGGCGCCGATACGCTGCGCGACGCCGTGCGCATGGGCTCGGAGATCTTCCACACGCTGAAGAAGGAACTCTCCGCCGGCGGCTTCAACACCGCGATCGGCGACGAGGGCGGTTTCGCTCCGGCGCTTCCCAGCACCATCTCCGCGCTCGATTTCATCATGAAGTCGATCGAAAAGGCCGGCTACAAGCCGGGCGATGACGTCAATCTCGCCATGGATGCTGCCTCCACCGAGTTCTACAAGGACGGCAAGTACGAGATGGAAGGCGAGGGCAAGACCTTCTCCTCCGGCGAAATGGCCGCCTATCTCGCCGACCTCATCGGCAAGTACCCGATCTTCTCGATCGAGGACGGCCTGGCCGAGGACGACTGGGACGGCTGGAAGGAACTGACGTCGATGATCGGCGGCAAATGCCAGCTCGTCGGCGACGACCTGTTCGTCACCAACACCAAGCGCTTGAAGGACGGCATCAAGATGGGCGTCGGCAATTCGCTGCTCGTCAAGGTCAACCAGATCGGCTCGCTGACGGAAACGCTCGACGCCGTCGAGACAGCCCACAAGGCCGGCTACACCTCGGTCATGTCGCACCGTTCGGGCGAGACCGAGGACGCCACGATCGCCGACCTCGCCGTTGCCACCAATTGCGGTCAGATCAAGACCGGCTCGCTCTCGCGCTCCGACCGTCTGGCGAAATACAACCAGCTGATCCGCATCGAGGAAGAACTCGGCGCCCAGGCCGTCTTCGCCGGCAAGTCGATCCTCAAGGCCTGA
- a CDS encoding ABC transporter permease, producing the protein MFLEMIKLALRAVRRNLLRSFLTVLGVVIGVSAVIAMVTIGNGTAEQVRSEIARLGTDILFVRPGQRAPGAPAEAAKGFSERDIAALRNQVPDLRAVAPQNISTVTVVAEGKNRRTTVIGTNDDFLAAQDWSIETGSDFSRAAASGGGDTACILGATVRRELFGENDPVGSNVRVGNVSCAVIGTLGEKGESSMGRDQDDIVLMPISAFQRRVGGDSYIESILLAARDGVSTEELEADVTALLRQRRNIQPGRANDFEVNDMTEIANAVTGTKSHLTGMLTAVAAVSLLVGGIGIMNIMLVSVTERTREIGLRLTVGALERQVLLQFMVEAVVLSLLGGVLGVLIGLGVAYAVVQYLAVPFVIAPWMILGAFVFSALIGIIFGFFPARRAARMNPIEALRHE; encoded by the coding sequence ATGTTTCTTGAGATGATCAAGCTTGCCCTGCGCGCCGTCCGCCGCAACCTGCTGCGCTCCTTCCTGACCGTCCTTGGCGTCGTCATCGGCGTTTCGGCCGTGATCGCCATGGTCACGATCGGCAACGGCACGGCCGAACAGGTGCGCAGCGAGATCGCCCGCCTTGGAACCGATATCCTGTTCGTCAGGCCCGGCCAACGGGCGCCCGGCGCGCCGGCAGAGGCGGCGAAGGGCTTCAGCGAGCGCGATATCGCCGCGCTGCGCAACCAGGTGCCGGATCTGCGCGCCGTCGCGCCGCAGAATATCTCGACAGTGACGGTCGTTGCCGAGGGCAAGAACCGCAGGACGACGGTGATCGGCACCAATGACGATTTTCTCGCCGCCCAGGACTGGTCGATCGAGACCGGAAGCGATTTCTCCCGCGCGGCGGCTTCCGGCGGCGGCGACACGGCCTGCATTCTCGGCGCGACCGTGCGGCGCGAGCTGTTTGGCGAGAATGACCCCGTCGGCAGCAATGTGCGCGTCGGCAATGTCTCCTGCGCTGTGATCGGCACGCTCGGGGAAAAGGGCGAGAGCAGCATGGGCCGCGACCAGGACGACATCGTGCTGATGCCGATCAGCGCCTTCCAGAGGCGCGTGGGCGGTGACAGCTATATCGAGAGCATTCTGCTGGCCGCGCGCGACGGCGTTTCGACCGAGGAGCTGGAAGCCGATGTCACCGCCCTCCTCCGCCAGCGCCGCAATATCCAGCCCGGACGGGCCAATGATTTCGAGGTCAACGACATGACCGAGATCGCCAATGCGGTGACCGGCACGAAAAGCCATCTCACCGGCATGCTGACCGCCGTTGCGGCGGTGAGCCTGCTTGTCGGCGGCATCGGCATCATGAACATCATGCTCGTGTCGGTGACGGAGCGCACACGCGAGATCGGACTGCGACTGACCGTCGGCGCGCTTGAACGGCAGGTGCTGCTGCAGTTCATGGTCGAGGCTGTCGTGCTGTCGCTTCTCGGCGGGGTCCTCGGCGTCCTGATCGGGCTCGGCGTCGCCTATGCCGTGGTTCAGTATCTGGCAGTACCCTTCGTCATCGCGCCCTGGATGATCCTCGGCGCCTTTGTCTTCTCGGCGCTGATCGGCATCATTTTCGGCTTTTTCCCCGCCCGCCGCGCCGCCCGCATGAACCCGATCGAGGCGCTGCGGCACGAATAG
- a CDS encoding ABC transporter ATP-binding protein — MTTAPLIEFRNVYKTYGTGEAEIVALNGVDFAIEAGEFVSIMGPSGSGKSTAMNILGWLDRPTSGQFFFQGVDTTELKTTKLTLLRRHLLAFVFQRYNLLPRSSALENVELPLLYRGVNRRERRERAEFALSQVGLADRLDQRTQELSGGQQQRVAIARALITEPAVLLADEPTGSLDTRTSNEIMELITGLNTEIGITVVMVTHEENVARYASRRMQFLDGTLERAYRPGRGDRQENGHVS, encoded by the coding sequence ATGACGACGGCGCCGCTCATCGAATTCCGCAATGTCTACAAGACCTATGGCACAGGCGAGGCCGAGATCGTCGCCCTCAACGGCGTCGATTTCGCGATCGAGGCCGGCGAGTTCGTGTCTATCATGGGACCTTCCGGGTCCGGAAAATCGACGGCGATGAACATCCTCGGCTGGCTCGACCGGCCAACCAGCGGCCAGTTCTTCTTTCAGGGGGTCGACACGACCGAGCTGAAGACGACGAAGCTGACCCTGCTGCGCCGCCACCTCCTGGCCTTCGTCTTCCAGCGCTACAATCTTCTGCCGCGCTCCTCGGCGCTCGAGAATGTGGAACTGCCCCTGCTCTATCGCGGCGTCAATCGCCGGGAGCGGCGCGAACGCGCCGAGTTCGCACTGTCGCAGGTCGGCCTCGCCGATCGTCTCGACCAGCGCACGCAGGAGCTTTCCGGCGGCCAGCAGCAGCGCGTGGCGATCGCCCGCGCGCTGATCACCGAACCCGCCGTCCTGCTCGCCGACGAACCGACCGGCAGCCTCGATACCCGCACCAGCAACGAGATCATGGAGCTGATCACCGGCCTCAACACAGAGATCGGTATCACCGTCGTCATGGTGACGCATGAGGAGAACGTGGCGCGCTATGCCAGCCGGCGCATGCAGTTTCTCGATGGAACGCTCGAGCGCGCCTACCGGCCGGGACGCGGCGACAGACAGGAGAACGGCCATGTTTCTTGA